One genomic segment of Corynebacterium durum includes these proteins:
- the atpD gene encoding F0F1 ATP synthase subunit beta, whose product MTTALNEQNAQQAATVGRVVRVIGPVVDVEFPRGELPALFNALTVEVTLEAVAKTITLEVAQHLGDNLVRAISMAPTDGLVRGAEVVDSGKPISVPVGDVVKGHVFNALGDCLDEPGLGRDGEQWGIHRDPPPFDQLEGKTEILETGIKVIDLLTPYVKGGKIGLFGGAGVGKTVLIQEMITRIAREFSGTSVFAGVGERTREGTDLFLEMEEMGVLQDTALVFGQMDEPPGVRMRVALSGLTMAEYFRDVQHQDVLLFIDNIFRFTQAGSEVSTLLGRMPSAVGYQPTLADEMGILQERITSTKGKSITSLQAVYVPADDYTDPAPATTFAHLDATTELDRGIASKGIYPAVNPLTSTSRILEPGIVGERHYAVAQRVINILQKNKELQDIIAILGMDELSEEDKITVQRARRLERFLGQNFFVAEKFTGIPGSYVPLEETIEAFERICNGDFDHYPEQAFNGLGGLEDVEAAYKKLTGE is encoded by the coding sequence ATGACTACAGCTCTCAACGAGCAGAACGCACAGCAGGCGGCTACCGTCGGCCGTGTCGTGCGTGTCATTGGTCCGGTCGTCGACGTGGAATTCCCGCGCGGCGAGCTACCGGCCCTGTTTAACGCACTGACTGTCGAGGTCACCCTCGAAGCAGTCGCCAAAACCATTACCCTTGAGGTGGCACAGCACCTCGGCGATAACCTGGTTCGTGCTATTTCCATGGCACCAACCGACGGTCTTGTCCGTGGTGCCGAGGTTGTTGACAGCGGCAAACCTATTTCCGTCCCGGTTGGGGACGTTGTGAAGGGGCACGTGTTCAACGCACTGGGTGACTGCCTTGACGAGCCTGGTCTCGGCCGTGACGGTGAGCAGTGGGGCATCCACCGCGACCCGCCACCTTTTGACCAGCTTGAAGGTAAGACCGAGATTCTGGAAACCGGTATTAAGGTCATTGACCTGCTCACCCCGTACGTGAAGGGCGGAAAGATCGGCCTGTTCGGTGGCGCTGGTGTGGGCAAGACGGTGTTGATCCAGGAAATGATCACCCGTATCGCTCGCGAATTCTCCGGTACCTCGGTGTTTGCCGGTGTGGGCGAACGTACCCGTGAGGGTACGGACTTGTTCCTTGAGATGGAAGAAATGGGTGTTCTTCAGGACACCGCACTGGTCTTTGGTCAGATGGATGAGCCTCCAGGAGTCCGTATGCGTGTGGCTCTGTCGGGCTTGACCATGGCGGAGTACTTCCGCGATGTTCAGCACCAGGACGTGCTGTTGTTCATTGACAACATCTTCCGTTTCACGCAGGCAGGTTCCGAGGTGTCCACCCTGCTCGGCCGTATGCCGTCCGCTGTGGGTTACCAGCCCACCCTGGCTGATGAGATGGGTATCCTGCAGGAGCGAATCACCTCCACCAAGGGTAAGTCGATTACGTCACTGCAGGCCGTGTACGTGCCCGCCGACGACTACACCGACCCGGCCCCGGCCACGACCTTCGCTCACCTGGATGCCACCACCGAGCTTGACCGTGGCATTGCCTCGAAGGGTATCTACCCGGCTGTGAACCCGCTGACCTCCACGTCTCGTATTTTGGAGCCTGGCATTGTGGGCGAGCGCCACTACGCAGTGGCTCAGCGCGTGATCAATATCCTGCAGAAGAACAAAGAACTTCAGGACATCATCGCCATTCTTGGTATGGATGAGCTGTCTGAAGAAGACAAGATCACGGTTCAGCGTGCCCGCCGTCTGGAGCGTTTCCTTGGCCAGAACTTCTTCGTCGCAGAGAAGTTCACCGGTATCCCCGGCTCTTATGTGCCGCTAGAGGAGACGATCGAGGCATTCGAGCGTATCTGCAATGGTGACTTTGACCACTACCCAGAGCAGGCTTTCAATGGTTTGGGTGGATTGGAAGACGTCGAGGCCGCATACAAGAAGCTGACCGGAGAGTAG
- a CDS encoding F0F1 ATP synthase subunit epsilon, which translates to MAEIAVELVAVERMLWSGQASIVTAQTTEGEIGVLPGHEPMLGQLVDNGVVVIRPVDGDKLVAAVQGGFLSISEDKVTILAEFAVWVDEIDVAEAEAAAASDDEETKALGEAKLRAVRRNQES; encoded by the coding sequence ATGGCTGAAATCGCCGTTGAACTGGTTGCTGTTGAACGTATGCTGTGGTCCGGTCAGGCCAGCATCGTCACTGCGCAGACCACTGAGGGTGAGATTGGCGTGTTGCCCGGCCATGAACCTATGCTTGGCCAGCTGGTTGACAATGGTGTTGTGGTCATCCGTCCTGTAGATGGTGACAAGCTTGTCGCCGCTGTACAGGGTGGTTTTCTGTCGATCTCCGAGGACAAGGTAACTATCCTTGCTGAATTCGCCGTGTGGGTGGACGAGATTGATGTTGCTGAGGCTGAAGCTGCGGCGGCATCGGACGATGAGGAGACCAAGGCTCTTGGTGAAGCTAAACTGCGTGCGGTTCGGCGAAATCAGGAGTCATAA
- a CDS encoding DUF2550 domain-containing protein, with translation MEYVWFALILAVIVITLLATWRFITLRSKGTPVLLRKMPAPGDHGWRHGAIRYVGEKIEYYKLRSLSPRADLFVMRGDLKVLARREPTSNEVLYMHPNTRILLIEIAGTEYELAFENRGDTAFIAWLESAPTRQVIRVNPRQAMRHFAIQQARELGGR, from the coding sequence ATGGAATATGTGTGGTTTGCGCTGATTCTGGCCGTCATTGTGATTACTCTGCTGGCCACATGGCGCTTTATCACGCTGCGTTCCAAGGGCACACCGGTGTTACTGCGTAAGATGCCAGCGCCGGGAGATCACGGTTGGAGGCACGGTGCGATCCGCTACGTAGGTGAAAAGATTGAGTATTACAAGCTTCGATCACTGTCACCACGAGCGGATCTTTTTGTTATGCGAGGGGATTTGAAGGTGCTGGCTCGCCGCGAGCCAACCTCGAACGAGGTGCTGTACATGCACCCGAACACTCGTATTTTGTTGATCGAGATTGCGGGCACGGAATATGAGTTGGCGTTTGAAAACCGTGGGGATACGGCGTTTATTGCCTGGTTGGAGTCAGCGCCAACGCGTCAGGTGATTCGGGTGAATCCGCGCCAGGCTATGCGTCATTTTGCAATACAGCAGGCCCGGGAATTGGGTGGCCGCTAG
- the nucS gene encoding endonuclease NucS, translated as MRLVIARCSVDYVGRLEAHLPMADRLLMVKADGSVSIHADDRAYKPLNWMTPPCTLEEQEITDVDGQDVGVRMWIVENKKGEQLRITLEAVHSDYYYDLGEDPGLVKDGVETHLQELLADHITTLGDGYTLIRREYPTAIGPVDILCRDSDGATVAVEIKRRGGIDGVEQLSRYLELLNRDELLKPVQGVFAAQEIKPQARTLAEDRGIRCVTLDYQALRGIESDELRLF; from the coding sequence ATGCGTCTTGTCATTGCCCGTTGCTCCGTGGATTATGTTGGCCGGTTGGAAGCGCACCTTCCGATGGCGGATCGTTTGTTGATGGTCAAGGCCGATGGGTCTGTGTCCATTCACGCTGATGACCGTGCATATAAGCCATTGAACTGGATGACACCGCCATGCACCCTGGAGGAGCAGGAGATTACCGATGTAGACGGGCAGGATGTGGGCGTGCGCATGTGGATCGTGGAGAACAAGAAGGGGGAGCAGCTGCGCATCACGTTGGAGGCGGTGCATTCGGATTACTACTACGACCTCGGCGAGGATCCCGGGCTGGTTAAGGATGGGGTGGAGACGCATCTTCAGGAGCTGTTAGCCGATCACATCACCACATTGGGGGATGGGTATACGCTGATCCGCCGTGAATACCCGACGGCGATTGGCCCGGTGGATATTTTGTGCCGGGATAGCGACGGCGCAACGGTTGCTGTGGAGATTAAACGTCGCGGTGGTATTGATGGTGTAGAGCAGCTGTCACGGTATTTGGAGCTGCTGAACAGGGATGAGCTGTTGAAGCCGGTGCAGGGGGTCTTTGCGGCGCAGGAGATTAAGCCACAGGCTCGGACGCTGGCGGAGGATCGCGGAATCCGATGCGTGACGTTGGACTATCAGGCGTTGCGCGGCATTGAATCTGATGAGCTTCGGCTCTTCTAG
- the mce gene encoding methylmalonyl-CoA epimerase codes for MTHDISSIDIPHEYVICLDHVGIAVPDLDAAVEFYRSNFGWVNHHQETNEEQGVVEAMIGPKNLGATDGMVQLLAPLNEDSTIAKFIDKKGPGLQQMCVRTNNIDALSEHLRAQGTRLLYPEPKIGTGGARINFVHPKDANGVLLEITEPAS; via the coding sequence ATGACTCATGATATTTCTTCCATTGATATTCCCCACGAGTACGTCATCTGCCTCGATCACGTAGGCATCGCCGTGCCGGATCTTGACGCCGCCGTTGAGTTCTACCGCTCCAACTTCGGCTGGGTGAACCACCACCAGGAAACCAATGAGGAGCAGGGTGTCGTGGAGGCCATGATCGGCCCGAAGAACCTTGGTGCCACCGATGGCATGGTGCAGCTCCTCGCTCCGCTGAACGAGGACTCCACCATCGCCAAATTCATCGATAAAAAAGGCCCTGGCCTGCAGCAGATGTGCGTGCGCACCAACAACATTGACGCACTGAGCGAGCACCTGCGCGCACAGGGAACCCGCCTGCTGTACCCCGAACCCAAAATCGGCACCGGCGGAGCACGCATCAACTTCGTTCACCCGAAAGACGCTAACGGCGTTCTTCTCGAAATCACCGAACCAGCCTCCTAA
- a CDS encoding MTH1187 family thiamine-binding protein — MIIAFSVAPTETPNNQAEMSEAVSAAIKIVRESGLPNETNAMFTLVEGEWDEVMSVIKRATDAVLEVSPRVSLVLKADIRPGYTNQITAKVESVERHLSQ; from the coding sequence ATGATTATTGCTTTCTCCGTCGCCCCCACCGAAACCCCCAATAACCAGGCCGAAATGTCAGAGGCGGTGTCCGCTGCCATCAAGATCGTCCGAGAATCCGGGCTGCCCAATGAGACAAACGCCATGTTCACCTTGGTGGAAGGGGAGTGGGATGAGGTCATGTCTGTGATCAAACGCGCCACCGACGCTGTGTTGGAGGTATCGCCACGCGTGTCGCTGGTGCTGAAGGCCGATATCCGGCCCGGGTACACGAATCAAATTACGGCTAAAGTTGAGTCGGTGGAACGCCACCTATCGCAATAA
- a CDS encoding tetratricopeptide repeat protein, translating into MTTPDRFVAGAIDLGEVKARAEARAQASRQPAGSVAPTLTITQENFEHDVVRRSLQVPVIVLVGTSRSEQSEQLRADFTTLATQANLAWIFAYLDADATPELAQMLGVTGLPTVIALADGRPLADFQGGQPLEALQQWTTAVVSAVEGKLVGLSDAAAEGSDDEGAQGAPAQSTPEDPRFEPATEALNNGDFDAAIAVYDSILAQEPANAEAKAARDNARFLARISAAMADGEADPIACADAAPGDVDLALTAADAEIAAGKVEQAFDRLLAVIMKDKERVRTRMVELFALFDAGDPRVADARARMANALF; encoded by the coding sequence ATGACGACGCCTGACCGTTTTGTTGCCGGAGCCATCGACCTTGGTGAGGTCAAAGCCCGCGCGGAGGCACGTGCCCAGGCTAGCCGCCAGCCTGCCGGTAGTGTGGCACCGACGTTAACCATTACGCAAGAGAATTTTGAGCATGATGTGGTGCGTCGCTCCTTACAGGTTCCAGTGATTGTGCTGGTAGGAACGTCCCGGAGTGAGCAATCCGAACAGCTTCGCGCTGACTTTACCACGCTAGCAACACAGGCCAACCTCGCCTGGATTTTCGCCTACCTTGATGCAGATGCCACGCCGGAATTAGCCCAGATGCTCGGCGTTACCGGGCTTCCCACTGTTATTGCGCTTGCCGACGGCCGCCCACTCGCTGATTTCCAGGGCGGTCAACCGTTGGAGGCACTTCAGCAGTGGACTACTGCCGTGGTCTCGGCCGTTGAGGGCAAGCTCGTCGGGTTGAGTGACGCAGCTGCTGAGGGATCGGATGATGAGGGTGCGCAGGGTGCTCCAGCGCAGAGCACCCCCGAGGATCCGCGCTTTGAGCCCGCTACAGAGGCACTGAATAACGGCGATTTTGATGCTGCAATTGCCGTCTATGATTCCATCCTCGCTCAAGAACCGGCCAATGCTGAGGCTAAAGCTGCCCGCGATAATGCCCGATTCCTTGCCCGTATTTCGGCCGCCATGGCTGATGGCGAGGCTGATCCCATTGCGTGTGCCGACGCCGCGCCGGGCGATGTCGATCTTGCTCTGACTGCCGCTGATGCCGAGATAGCCGCAGGTAAGGTGGAACAGGCATTTGATCGCCTGTTGGCAGTAATTATGAAAGATAAGGAGCGGGTGCGTACTCGCATGGTGGAGTTGTTTGCTCTGTTTGATGCGGGCGACCCGCGCGTGGCTGATGCTCGTGCGCGGATGGCGAATGCTCTTTTCTGA
- the glgB gene encoding 1,4-alpha-glucan branching protein GlgB, producing MTPAPEHDPRFIFEEDLHRLRHCQHHDPHGFYGWHAVDGGAVVRTRQLGAERVELLINGRSPVDMDPIGDDIFAIWLDDAQPQDYRLRITWPNQDPITTADPYYFLPTLGETDIYLISEGRHERLWEVLGSTVRSYTTVMGEVHGTSFAVWAPNAIGVAVVGDFCGWNSSQYPMRSLGSSGIWELFIPNVGDGDVYKYAIQTREGHRRDKADPLAKLSETPPRTGSVVTTSQYTWQDSEWMERREAINNIDAPISVYEVHLGSWKQGLSYSDLATELVDYVVEQGFTHVEFLPVAEHPFGGSWGYQVSGYFAPSSRWGTPDEFRALVDAFHQHGIGVLVDWVPGHFPKDDFALARFDGEALYEHPDWRRGEQKEWGTYVFDFGRTEVRNFLVANALYWLDEFHIDGLRVDAVASMLYLDYSRKDGEWLPNQYGGRENLDAVQLLQEVNATVHRAFPGVLTVAEESTSWPGVTAPTEEGGLGFSLKWNMGWMNDTLEYFSKDPVHREYHHNEITFSMVYAYSEKFILPFSHDEVVHGKGSLWNRMPGDAWNKAAGLRSLFAYMWAHPGKNLLFQGQEFGQIEEWSEARSIDWYDMEGWEGEYHCGINALVRTLNSLYKELPALYSQDHNYEGFSWAKSDDASHNVLAFHRHGTDGSKLLCVFNFGGASHLGYTLGVPEGGQWVRILNTDDGIYEGADNDLPTEVEAVSFPWDGYDFSVQLHVPAMSGQWYCWEPEK from the coding sequence TTGACCCCCGCACCTGAGCACGATCCCCGCTTCATTTTCGAAGAAGACCTGCACCGCCTACGTCACTGCCAACACCACGATCCTCATGGTTTCTACGGTTGGCACGCCGTTGACGGAGGTGCGGTGGTGCGCACCCGCCAACTAGGAGCGGAGCGCGTTGAGCTGCTTATCAACGGCCGCAGTCCTGTTGACATGGACCCCATTGGCGACGACATCTTCGCCATCTGGCTTGACGACGCCCAGCCGCAGGACTATCGCCTGCGCATCACCTGGCCCAACCAGGATCCCATCACCACCGCCGATCCTTACTATTTCCTACCCACACTTGGCGAAACGGACATCTACCTCATTTCCGAAGGCCGTCACGAACGTCTCTGGGAGGTTCTTGGTTCCACTGTGCGCAGCTACACCACCGTCATGGGTGAGGTCCACGGCACGTCCTTCGCTGTTTGGGCACCCAACGCCATCGGTGTTGCCGTGGTGGGCGACTTTTGCGGATGGAACTCATCCCAATACCCCATGCGCTCCCTCGGAAGTTCCGGGATCTGGGAACTGTTCATTCCGAACGTCGGTGACGGCGACGTGTACAAGTACGCCATCCAGACACGTGAAGGTCACCGCCGTGACAAGGCCGACCCATTGGCTAAGCTCTCGGAGACCCCACCGCGCACGGGTTCGGTGGTCACTACCTCCCAGTACACATGGCAGGACAGTGAGTGGATGGAGCGTCGAGAAGCGATCAACAACATCGACGCACCCATCAGCGTGTATGAGGTGCACCTTGGGTCCTGGAAGCAGGGACTGAGCTACAGCGACCTCGCCACAGAACTGGTGGATTACGTAGTCGAGCAAGGCTTTACCCACGTCGAGTTCTTACCCGTCGCGGAACACCCCTTCGGTGGTTCCTGGGGATATCAGGTGTCCGGCTACTTCGCACCCAGTTCCCGCTGGGGCACCCCTGATGAATTCCGTGCCCTTGTTGATGCCTTCCACCAACACGGCATCGGTGTGCTGGTGGACTGGGTGCCGGGGCACTTCCCCAAGGACGATTTCGCCCTCGCCCGCTTCGACGGTGAAGCCCTCTACGAGCACCCTGACTGGCGGCGCGGCGAGCAGAAAGAATGGGGCACCTACGTTTTTGATTTCGGCCGCACCGAGGTCCGCAACTTCCTAGTGGCCAATGCCCTCTACTGGCTCGACGAGTTCCACATTGATGGCCTGCGTGTTGACGCCGTGGCCTCCATGCTCTACCTCGATTATTCCCGCAAAGACGGCGAATGGCTGCCCAACCAATACGGCGGCCGCGAAAATCTTGACGCCGTGCAACTCCTGCAGGAAGTCAACGCCACCGTCCACCGCGCCTTCCCTGGGGTTCTCACCGTTGCCGAAGAATCAACCTCTTGGCCTGGCGTGACCGCCCCCACCGAAGAGGGTGGTCTTGGCTTCTCCTTGAAGTGGAACATGGGCTGGATGAACGACACCCTGGAGTACTTCTCCAAGGACCCCGTGCACCGCGAATACCACCACAATGAGATCACTTTCTCCATGGTGTACGCCTACTCGGAGAAGTTCATCCTGCCGTTCTCCCACGATGAGGTCGTCCACGGGAAAGGCTCCTTGTGGAACCGCATGCCCGGCGATGCCTGGAACAAAGCAGCAGGTCTCCGCAGCCTATTCGCCTATATGTGGGCGCACCCCGGCAAGAACCTGCTTTTCCAAGGCCAGGAGTTTGGTCAGATAGAGGAATGGTCCGAGGCCCGCTCTATTGACTGGTATGACATGGAAGGCTGGGAAGGCGAATATCACTGCGGCATCAATGCCTTGGTCCGCACCCTGAACAGCCTGTACAAGGAACTGCCCGCACTGTATTCGCAGGACCACAACTATGAAGGGTTCAGTTGGGCCAAGTCCGACGACGCAAGCCACAACGTTCTGGCGTTCCACCGACACGGCACTGACGGCTCCAAGCTACTCTGCGTGTTCAACTTTGGTGGAGCATCCCATCTGGGGTACACACTCGGCGTGCCGGAAGGCGGCCAGTGGGTGCGCATCCTCAACACGGATGACGGAATCTACGAAGGTGCCGACAACGACCTTCCTACTGAGGTTGAGGCCGTGTCCTTCCCCTGGGATGGATACGACTTCTCCGTGCAACTTCACGTGCCCGCCATGAGCGGCCAGTGGTACTGCTGGGAACCAGAGAAGTAA
- a CDS encoding alpha-1,4-glucan--maltose-1-phosphate maltosyltransferase has protein sequence MTGRLGIDDVRPVVSGGAYPSKAVVGELIPVFAFVWREGHDALSATLNVKGPDDSSVAPRTKRIPMQRSDDDPDQVNAIFVPDVPGRWTFRVDVWSDPLATWRHAVTAKIEAGQSAEELANDLEHGARLFEKAAKAVPKAQRPHLQDVAQSLRGNGDLRARVAPGLSRETLNILELHPLRELLTRGKGHKVNVERRKALVSSWYEFFPRSTGGWDENGNPVHGTFATAAEELDRVARMGFDTVYFPPIHPIGEVNRKGRNNTLDPEPHDVGSPWAIGSEAGGHDAVHPQLGTIKDFDALMAKAKKLGLEVALDLALQCAPDHPWAAEHPEWFTVLPDGTIAYAENPPKKYQDIYPLNFDNDQKGIYKEILRVVQYWIKHGVRTFRVDNPHTKPANFWEWLISTVHETHPEVIFLAEAFTRRPRLYGLAKVGFSQNYTYFTWQTNKYELTQFGEEISRMADISRPNLFVNTPDILHASLQHGGRGMFAIRAALAATLSPLWGVYSGYELYENQAVKPGSEEYMNSEKYELRPRDFDAALENNDSLEPFITALNRIRKDNPALQQLRNIYFHQIDNDNLIAYSKVDALTGNCILVIVNLDPYNAQEGTIHLNLPELGLDMDSTFEVYDEITGATYHWGTHNFVRLEPWNNVAHVFVLPEIPANRREKLAWLHVDEYRG, from the coding sequence GTGACCGGACGACTTGGAATAGACGACGTCCGCCCCGTTGTGTCAGGCGGAGCCTATCCATCTAAAGCTGTTGTGGGGGAACTTATCCCTGTTTTTGCTTTTGTATGGCGTGAAGGCCATGACGCGCTCTCCGCGACCCTCAACGTGAAAGGCCCCGATGATTCATCTGTGGCCCCGCGCACCAAGCGGATACCCATGCAGCGCAGCGATGATGACCCAGACCAAGTCAATGCCATTTTCGTTCCCGATGTACCCGGTCGTTGGACTTTCCGCGTGGATGTATGGTCCGATCCGCTCGCCACATGGCGGCACGCTGTGACCGCAAAGATTGAGGCCGGACAGTCCGCTGAAGAACTTGCCAATGATCTTGAGCATGGCGCCCGGTTGTTTGAAAAAGCCGCGAAAGCTGTCCCCAAAGCGCAACGTCCGCACCTTCAGGACGTGGCGCAATCGCTGCGTGGCAATGGCGACCTACGTGCTCGCGTCGCACCCGGATTGTCCCGCGAAACTTTAAACATTCTTGAGCTTCATCCACTGCGTGAACTACTCACGCGCGGCAAAGGTCACAAGGTTAATGTAGAGCGTCGTAAAGCCTTGGTGAGCTCTTGGTACGAATTCTTCCCCCGCTCCACGGGCGGCTGGGACGAGAACGGCAACCCGGTGCACGGCACCTTCGCCACCGCCGCCGAAGAACTGGACCGTGTGGCACGGATGGGCTTTGACACTGTGTACTTCCCGCCGATCCACCCGATCGGCGAGGTCAACCGCAAGGGTCGCAACAACACTCTTGACCCCGAACCACACGATGTAGGCTCCCCGTGGGCTATCGGTTCAGAAGCCGGTGGCCACGATGCGGTACACCCGCAACTGGGCACCATTAAGGATTTCGACGCCCTGATGGCCAAGGCCAAGAAGCTGGGTCTTGAGGTGGCCCTGGACTTGGCGTTGCAGTGCGCGCCTGATCACCCCTGGGCCGCAGAGCACCCCGAATGGTTCACCGTGTTGCCGGACGGCACGATTGCCTATGCAGAAAACCCACCGAAGAAATACCAGGACATTTACCCCCTGAACTTCGACAACGATCAAAAGGGCATCTACAAGGAAATTCTCCGCGTGGTGCAGTACTGGATCAAACATGGTGTGCGCACATTCCGCGTAGATAACCCCCACACCAAGCCAGCAAACTTCTGGGAATGGTTGATTTCCACTGTGCATGAAACCCACCCTGAAGTGATTTTCCTGGCCGAGGCGTTCACCCGCCGCCCACGCCTCTATGGCTTGGCCAAGGTTGGGTTCTCCCAGAACTACACGTATTTCACCTGGCAGACCAACAAATACGAACTCACACAGTTTGGCGAGGAAATCTCCCGTATGGCTGACATCAGCCGTCCGAATCTGTTTGTGAACACCCCGGATATTCTGCACGCATCGTTGCAGCACGGCGGTCGGGGAATGTTCGCCATTCGCGCCGCTCTCGCTGCCACCTTGTCTCCACTGTGGGGTGTCTATTCGGGCTACGAACTCTATGAAAACCAGGCGGTGAAGCCTGGCAGCGAAGAATACATGAACAGCGAAAAATATGAGCTTCGCCCCCGCGATTTCGACGCGGCGTTGGAGAACAACGATTCGCTGGAGCCGTTCATCACCGCCCTGAACCGCATCCGCAAGGACAACCCGGCGTTGCAGCAGCTACGTAACATCTACTTCCACCAGATTGATAACGACAACCTGATTGCGTACTCCAAGGTTGATGCGCTGACAGGCAACTGCATTCTGGTGATTGTGAACTTGGACCCCTATAACGCCCAGGAAGGCACCATCCACCTGAACCTACCGGAACTGGGCCTGGATATGGATTCCACGTTCGAGGTCTACGACGAGATTACCGGTGCCACCTACCACTGGGGAACGCACAATTTCGTGCGTCTGGAACCGTGGAACAACGTCGCCCATGTGTTCGTCCTTCCAGAGATTCCTGCCAACAGGCGCGAAAAACTGGCATGGTTGCATGTAGACGAATATCGCGGCTAA
- a CDS encoding ABC transporter ATP-binding protein has protein sequence MMEKVNDFNPDLLIDFDDVSFIRGGRNLVGPLTWKVELDERWVVLGPNGAGKTTLMRLAGAEEFPSSGIAHIMGEQLGKTDMRDLRTMIGMSSSALANRIPTEEQVSDLVVSAGYAILGRWREEYNDMDFGHADAVLEQVGASHLKDRMWGTLSEGEKKRVLIARALMTNPELLLLDEPGAGLDLGGREDLVGYLGELAVDPDAPAMVMITHHVEEIPAGFTHAMLLDSGEVVAQGLIDQVLTSDNLSKTFHQPIQIDRIDGRFFARRV, from the coding sequence ATGATGGAGAAGGTGAACGATTTTAATCCAGATTTGCTTATCGATTTTGACGACGTTTCTTTCATCCGAGGTGGCAGAAACCTTGTTGGTCCGCTGACGTGGAAAGTTGAATTAGATGAACGCTGGGTGGTTCTTGGGCCTAATGGTGCAGGCAAAACCACTCTTATGCGTTTGGCTGGGGCTGAGGAATTTCCGTCCAGCGGCATTGCGCACATCATGGGTGAACAACTGGGCAAGACAGATATGCGTGACCTGCGCACCATGATTGGTATGTCGTCTTCCGCTCTGGCTAACCGCATCCCGACGGAAGAGCAAGTCAGTGACCTGGTGGTTTCCGCAGGCTACGCCATTCTTGGGCGGTGGCGCGAGGAATACAATGACATGGATTTCGGCCACGCAGACGCTGTATTGGAGCAGGTAGGTGCTTCGCACTTGAAGGACCGCATGTGGGGAACGCTCAGCGAGGGGGAGAAAAAGCGCGTACTTATTGCCCGTGCGTTGATGACCAACCCAGAGCTGCTGTTGCTGGATGAACCCGGCGCGGGTTTGGACCTGGGTGGCCGTGAGGATTTGGTTGGCTACCTGGGGGAATTGGCCGTGGATCCGGACGCCCCGGCGATGGTGATGATCACCCACCATGTGGAGGAAATTCCTGCTGGATTCACCCATGCTATGTTGCTGGATTCGGGTGAGGTGGTTGCTCAGGGCTTGATTGATCAGGTGCTGACCAGCGACAATTTGTCTAAGACGTTCCACCAGCCGATTCAGATTGATAGGATCGACGGACGTTTCTTCGCCCGTAGGGTATGA